The proteins below come from a single Biomphalaria glabrata chromosome 10, xgBioGlab47.1, whole genome shotgun sequence genomic window:
- the LOC106054447 gene encoding uncharacterized protein LOC106054447, whose translation MASLGFGKTGVEVRETVRSMIRARKNNGKTDSEDHVPLPHRQWLYGFLARHPELSIRSTMPLGKDRALVSPGAVELWFNKFQQTIEATDPTIFTSPGRIFNADETGFAFNTKTRQIVASKGTKNVYSITSNTKSQVSVLACCSAAGQYIPSMLIYPYKRIPQKNLLEKFPDALLQVSDNGWVTSAIFYSWLRDIFIPSTNNLPKPIILLVDGHPSHTSLLETSVICSENKIILYCLLPHASHICQPLDQAFFGAIKSAWKIAVKKHVSNVGEGVNLETFAGVFKPLWDSVTTPVLASNSFRAAGICPFNPGKVISSTKLLPSKVYLHEENAIQTTAYEPSSPVEAEMSVPVPSIDVEAFSFQESASPDSLDCSPSSQKEFHLSPSHTDANTSLLPLDISLALTPLIFPDPKGTPIDSTCIVQTGVSNTSATYSLPS comes from the coding sequence ATGGCTAGCTTAGGTTTTGGAAAAACAGGTGTAGAGGTTCGGGAGACTGTGAGGTCCATGATACGAGCCAGAAAAAATAATGGTAAGACTGATAGTGAAGATCATGTACCACTTCCGCACCGTCAATGGCTATATGGTTTCCTTGCCAGGCATCCAGAACTTTCCATACGATCAACCATGCCACTAGGTAAAGACAGAGCTCTTGTATCACCAGGGGCAGTGGAGTTATGGTTCAACAAGTTTCAACAGACCATAGAGGCCACTGACCCCACAATATTCACCAGCCCTGGGCGTATATTCAACGCTGATGAGACGGGATTCGCATTCAACACTAAGACCCGTCAGATTGTGGCAAGCAAAGGAACCAAAAATGTGTATAGTATCACATCCAACACCAAATCACAAGTATCCGTTCTCGCATGCTGCAGTGCAGCGGGGCAGTACATTCCATCAATGTTAATTTATCCTTACAAGAGGATCCCTCAGAAAAATTTGCTAGAAAAATTTCCAGATGCCTTACTCCAAGTGTCCGACAACGGTTGGGTAACTTCTGCCATTTTTTACAGTTGGCTCAGGGACATCTTTATCCCATCTACAAATAATCTCCCAAAACCTATCATACTCCTTGTCGATGGCCACCCAAGTCACACATCCCTTCTTGAGACATCAGTTATTtgttctgaaaacaaaataatattatacTGCTTGCTCCCACATGCCAGCCACATATGTCAGCCCCTTGACCAGGCATTTTTTGGAGCCATCAAATCTGCGTGGAAAATTGCAGttaaaaaacatgtttcaaatgttggGGAGGGTGTCAACTTAGAAACTTTTGCTGGAGTATTTAAGCCACTGTGGGACAGTGTTACTACTCCAGTGTTAGCATCCAACAGTTTCAGAGCTGCCGGAATTTGTCCCTTTAACCCAGGCAAAGTAATAAGTTCCACAAAACTTTTGCCTAGTAAAGTTTATTTGCATGAAGAAAATGCCATTCAAACAACAGCTTATGAACCTTCATCCCCAGTCGAGGCAGAAATGTCTGTACCAGTACCTTCCATCGATGTCGAAGCCTTTTCATTTCAAGAATCAGCTTCACCCGACTCACTTGACTGCTCACCTTCCTCCCAGAAAGAATTCCATTTATCGCCATCTCATACTGATGCTAACACATCTCTATTGCCTCTAGACATCTCTCTAGCACTCACACCCTTAATATTTCCAGACCCAAAAGGAACGCCTATAGACAGTACATGTATTGTTCAGACAGGTGTCTCTAACACCAGTGCCACCTATAGCCTACCCAGTTAG